One genomic region from Mytilus trossulus isolate FHL-02 chromosome 9, PNRI_Mtr1.1.1.hap1, whole genome shotgun sequence encodes:
- the LOC134683707 gene encoding complement C1q-like protein 4 yields the protein MIVFYLFFFLNVDVFALNITRSCDEDPSSNFCLLQKLNSLEQELKTSQSEVQTLKKTVETLQAQDTNCPTVAFRAQLTKDVNNPSAGFHFVFDDVKLNIGNGYNTHHGAFVAPVSGIYFLSFRFTISGGNSGSLIRLVMKINGELVSNTMSAYESHIVADSYTNINHLNAGDDVWIEVNENNYPFVIYGDRATVGPYSVFEGFLITC from the exons ATGATagtattttatcttttcttctttttgaatGTGGATGTTTTTGCATTGAATATTACACGTTCTTGCGACGAAGATCCGTCAAGCAATTTTTGTCTTTTGCAGAAATTGAACTCTTTAGAACAGGAACTAAAGACATCGCAGTCAGAAGTTCAGACCCTGAAGAAGACAGTTGAGACCCTTCAAGCACAAG ACACCAACTGTCCGACTGTTGCATTTAGAGCTCAGCTTACCAAGGATGTAAACAATCCTTCTGCAGGTTTCCATTTCGTTTTTGACGATGTTAAACTTAATATTGGCAATGGCTACAATACCCACCACGGCGCCTTCGTAGCACCTGTTTCAGGCATATATTTCTTAAGTTTCCGATTTACCATTTCTGGAGGTAATAGTGGTTCGTTAATTCGTCTTGTCATGAAGATAAATGGGGAGTTAGTTTCAAACACCATGAGTGCGTATGAGTCTCACATTGTTGCGGATTCATACACGAATATCAACCATCTAAATGCTGGGGATGATGTGTGGATTGAAGTGAATGAGAATAATTATCCTTTTGTCATTTATGGAGATAGAGCAACCGTTGGACCATATTCTGTATTCGAAGGATTCTTAATTACCTGTTGA
- the LOC134683708 gene encoding complement C1q-like protein 4 has product MKLIISFLFVFNVDVFALNTTRSCDEDPSSNICLLHELKTLKQELKTSQLEVESLKKAVGGLQAQDTNCPTVAFRTQLTHDVASPSAGFHFVFDDIKLNIGNNYNNHHGTFVAPVSGIYFLSYRFTITPGTSKSLIRLVMKINGEIVSHAMSAYESHYITASYTNINHLNAGDDVWLEVLENNYSFAIIGNIANLGPYSVFEGFLITC; this is encoded by the exons ATGAAGTTAATCATTTCTTTTCTCTTCGTTTTTAATGTGGATGTTTTTGCATTGAATACCACACGTTCTTGCGACGAAGATCCGTCAAGCAACATATGCCTTTTGCACGAattgaaaactttaaaacagGAATTAAAGACATCACAACTAGAAGTTGAGTCCCTGAAGAAGGCAGTTGGGGGCCTCCAAGCACAAG atactAACTGTCCGACTGTTGCATTTAGAACCCAACTAACCCATGATGTAGCAAGTCCATCTGCtggttttcattttgtatttgacGATATTAAACTTAATATTGGTAACAACTACAATAACCATCATGGTACCTTTGTGGCACCTGTTTCAGGCATATATTTTCTAAGTTACCGATTTACTATTACTCCAGGAACTAGTAAATCGTTAATTCGGCTTGTCATGAAGATAAATGGGGAGATAGTTTCTCATGCCATGAGTGCGTATGAATCTCACTACATCACGGCTTCGTACACGAATATTAATCATCTTAATGCCGGAGATGATGTATGGTTAGAAGTGCTAGAAAACAATTATTCTTTTGCGATCATTGGAAATATAGCAAACCTTGGACCTTATTCCGTATTTGAAGGATTTCTTATCACATGTTGA